One window of the Gymnogyps californianus isolate 813 chromosome 13, ASM1813914v2, whole genome shotgun sequence genome contains the following:
- the SNTN gene encoding sentan, producing MCGCRASVPSTKQYSVNQPAPASTKKSPSAAAGMPKRIPIAKQLASIKALGKGSELEKAFTTVALVYNNSADPEGKLSKAETKSLLQTQFWRFIQGQENKPKYQEIISALDEESENKIDFEDFMILLVSLTLMSDLLQEIKNVKTTK from the exons ATGTGTGGCTGCAGAGCAAGCGTTCCCAGCACGAAGCAGTACTCGGTCAATCAGCCAGCTCCTGCTTCCACCAAAAAAAGCCCTTCggctgcagcaggcatgccCAAGCG CATACCTATAGCCAAGCAGCTGGCATCAATAAAAG cTCTAGGAAAAGGCTCAGAActtgaaaaagcttttactaCCGTGGCTTTGGTGTATAACAACTCTGCTGACCCCGAGGGCAAGCTCAGCAAAGCTGAAACCAAAAGCTTGCTGCAAACCCAGTTTTGGCGTTTCATACAG GgccaagaaaacaaaccaaaataccaggaaataatttctgccCTGGATGAGGAGTCGGAGAACAAAATTGATTTTGAAGATTTCATGATCTTGTTAGTCAGTCTCACTCTAATGTCTGACCTGCTGCAGGAGATCAAAAATGTGAAAACCACAAAATGA